A window of the Lactuca sativa cultivar Salinas chromosome 5, Lsat_Salinas_v11, whole genome shotgun sequence genome harbors these coding sequences:
- the LOC111919973 gene encoding uncharacterized protein LOC111919973, translated as MLHSAPHLLLSSSSTVLLPTFSLLPNSRFLRVSKKPYSLSQQYSTRPLAPLLAQLPDSALPEDGPVELPFSIPSFISTDDDPTTLQVATSVLLTGAVSIFLFRSLRRRAKRAKELKFRSTGTETKKTLKEEALESLKAMTPVEANAPPSPLQALLGGLSAGIIAIILYKFTSTIEASLNRQTISDNFSVRQITITIRTIINGICYLATFVFGINAVGLILYSGQLGLNSIMGDSPSEKIQNKEETQSNSIQTETNKNDEDQSRQQ; from the exons ATGTTGCATTCCGCACCCCACCTCCTCCTCTCCTCCTCCTCCACCGTTCTCCTCCCTACTTTCTCCCTCCTTCCGAATAGCCGTTTCCTCAGAGTATCTAAAAAACCCTACTCTCTTTCACAACAATATTCGACCAGGCCTCTTGCCCCATTGCTAGCTCAACTCCCCGATTCGGCCTTGCCTGAAGATGGACCCGTCGAACTCCCGTTCTCTATACCGTCATTTATCTCCACCGACGATGACCCTACCACACTCCAAGTCGCCACCAGTGTTCTCCTCACCGGCGCCGTCTCCATCTTCCTCTTTCGGTCCCTCCGTCGCCGTGCAAAGCGCGCCAAAGAACTG AAATTTAGGTCTACAGGAACAGAAACTAAAAAGACGTTGAAGGAGGAGGCACTAGAGAGTTTGAAAGCAATGACGCCGGTTGAGGCAAATGCTCCTCCGTCGCCTCTTCAGGCGTTGCTTGGAGGTTTATCTGCCGGAATTATTGCAATTATTCTTTATAAATTCACCTCCACCATTGAAGCTTCTCTGAATCGTCAAACTATTTCTGATAATTTTTCG GTCCGACAAATCACTATAACCATAAG GACTATTATAAATGGTATATGCTACCTTGCCACATTTGTTTTTGGCATCAATGCAGTAGGGTTAATACTCTACTCAGGTCAACTCGGTCTCAACTCAATAATGGGAGATTCTCCAAGTGAAAAAATTCAGAACAAGGAAGAAACACAATCAAACTCCATTCAGACTGAAACAAACAAAAATGATGAAGATCAAAGCAGGCAACAGTGA